The genomic segment TGAGACAtgagaacaaacaaaaaaaacaaggtttTGAAGTGTGTCGcttcatttttttgaaaatcgTGCACGCTTGTTCCAAGGGATATGGGAAGTTGTGAGGTATGTAGGAGTTGTAGACTGGAATGAGTTGGCAGAGGAGTGAAGTGACACACAGTACCGTCTCCTGACCGCAGCACATGTTGGATTTTGGATGGTGTGTTGATGTATCACATCAGGACGTTTTGTTCTAGATTATTTCGACTGTACAAATGAGCTGTAACATTTCAGCAGAACGGACAGTGACTATATCATCTCACTCACATGTCCTCAACAGTGATGTCTTTGAGGATCTGACAGTAGTCGACGTTCCACACGGCCTGATCGTCCCAGACTTTCGAGGCCAGTAGAATGGCTCCCAGAACAATCCTCTTCCAGTTAGATGGGCAAATGTCCAGCTCAGCATACGTCAACAGCCTCTCCAAATATACCTGCAGCAAAGACAGTTTTTAAAAGATGCTTCTTACAAAGGCAACTTGCAATAAAGCATGTATATCATTGTGTGTAAATTAGAATGAAAACACTGGAAAatctttttaattacatttagttCAAAACCATTAGCTGATGCAATACtcataaaataacaattaataatacttttacagcatttattaatttcaggaagaaagaaagaatgaatttgTCTGGGTGATGTTATTCGAGgttcatttattacatatacaacagttcaaatgtttacatctggtacgttttttttttttatgtatttaatagtCTCCTATggtcaccaaggctacatttagaataataataataaaaaaaaatctacaaaaaaatctacattttcagatcacatgatctttcagaaatcattctaacacgCAGGTTTGGTGTAAAACTTGTTGCAACATTTTTTGGGACTCTTTTTTGGGAATACAAAGttctaaagaacagcatttatttaaaatagtaatatttagtACCATTctctttactgtgactttttgatcaatttgatgcaTCCTTACTGTATAGaagtattcattaaaaaacattaaataaataaataaacctaacTAAGCCCAAACTcttaaatggtagtgtacactaattcattataatatgttgtataaatgagcattaattaatgtattataaattcaTCTGAATTAACAATGAATTCAGtagaatatttataaattagcattaacctttattaataaatgctgtaaaaacagTTTTGTTATTTGTTGATGATACCTTTTAACTAAATGATAACAATTGAACCTTATTGTACAAtgttttatcaaaatatttgatTGTAAATAATGAGAAGTGACTGGTTGTGGACAACACTGGTTAAACAAACTCATGGTAATCCATTCTCTGGTGCTCTACTGTCCTCTAGTGGACATCAGGAAACTGTACCTAAGCACCTCCATCAAAAAACCAAAGCCCCTGCTATTTCTCATTGTTCAGAATAAACTGAAAGTGTACCAGACCAGCAAGAAAGGCTGCTATTCTCTTACCAGAGTGACGATCGCACACTCGGCTGTGAGCTGTGCAGCGCTGAACAGTGTCCGGACGAATcgatagatgagtttgtgttCGGGGTCTGTGCGGGAGTAATCATCAGGAACCTGCTCCCTCTGCCAAAGGTAGCATTCATACACATTATATGCTAATATGTTTTTCTAGCTCAACTTCAAGCTCAAATGTGTTTCATTTAATATAAGTGTTATGTTCATTAGTTAATTCTGATGACTAAAATGTCAGTATGATACCAAGAGACCTTCTACTATAACAAAGAGTCCCTGTCATTGTGGCAAGTGGGAGAATATAAGCTAACTATATGGGCTAGGAGTGAGGAAAAATAACTGACTTTTCACAGAGTGTGTTATATATGTCAATTcccaaataacaaaaataactgaCTATTCACAAATGCTTTTCCAAAAATCCATTTCAAACGGATTTTAAACCACATATGAATCAGATCAAATGTACAAATCGGATTGCGTAACATTTTTGCTGCTCAGACTAAACAGCTAAACGGATTTgatgcacagaaaaaaaaaaaagatattgcaGCCTGtctgaacaaaaccaaatagaGACTATAAAATGTGCAATTGTCCAACAGCTGTAGTTGttactgaaaaaagaaaaagaaggggTTAACTTACAGATAAGGGGTGCATTTTTTCATCAAAGATGTCCAATGACCTATCGGAGTCCCTGAAATAgattaatacaatttttcaTATGCAAAACATTGTCAAACTTTAGGTGAAATGATGCTTGTGGAAAAGAACCTAATAAAACGTACCTGTTTTTAATGTGATAATATATTGCTAATGTGACACTGGAAACAGAGAACCGAAAGGTGGTCAACATATAaaccaaagcaaaataaaacacacaacaaacagCCCTCCACCTTTTCAATTTGCTAATTATTTTTACATGCATTCAATGGTATGTACTCGttaatgtgtatatattgtagaaagagttctaaaaaaaaacatgcaataacACAATGAACCTTCACTGACCATTTGATTGTGCTTTTCAGGTTGGGCTGACTGACGGTACTATCATCAATGAATATCGTAGAGCAGGAGCTGTACTTCTTCGAAAGCAGACCAGGTGAGACCTTCAGAAAGGACCAACATTTAATACGCTTGCAGAAAGACGTTCCTTATAACCAAGCACTACCACAAAACAAACTCCAAAACACATTCACTCACGTGGTTTATGTGATTGCTTTTCCTCCTATCCCGTACTGAAAAGAAAGGCAGGGGGTTTTGTTGTTAAACATTTCTTCATCAAATATTGACAAGCTTTGGCCATTTACCAAAGTCAGGACACTAGTTAATATGCAGCTACTACCAAGGAAgtaaaatgaaatgattaaCTCATTAGATGACAATTTTTGGAAACACTCACCATCTGTCTGTGACTTGCTCAGGAAGATCGTGCTGGCACGGGCATGATCTGATGGGTTGGACTCTAAAGCCAAATCTAGAAGACAGAtaatcaaatcaatcaatcaacaaCATAAGGGCATAATTACAAACATCCAAGAATGGGTGGTATGGTCGGTGGGCAACATTTCACATATACAATACCATTTGCAGTTTTCAAAAGATTTGGgttaatacattttgtttattgagctgttttTGAGTCTAATGTTTTAAGTCTTTTTTGCTCAACaagattgcatttatttgatcaaaaatacagtaaaaacagtataattatgaaatattattagaatttaagaaaaattgtgTTCAAttttaattacagtattttactcctgtgatggaaaagcttAATTTCccgcagtcattactccagtctttagtgtcacgtgatccttcagaaatttaaaatgctgatttggtgctcaagaaatatttcttatcatCAATCTTAAAAAACAGCACTCATTTGATGtagaaactttttaaaatgtctttaatgtcactttaaTGCATTCGTAGTGTACTTTTAGTACAGCATAATATTCCATTTTTCCTGTTCACTATATTTGCCCATAACAAGGCAAAGCcaagaatacatttttaaaaatgagctAGAAGTGCACCGGTGGTGACATACATAATCATTCAACTGTCCAACAGAATAAATATTCATCTTTATACAGAAACAACCCCTATAAGGGAGATGAGGCGGTATGTCGTCCTGCTCTGAGCACTCAGACTGATTGGCAGGGGCATGCTGCTACCCGCTCTGGCCACAGGAGTGAGAGGAGTGGGGGCACAATAAGCCTATTGTATGGACACTGCAATAGAACAACGTGAGCTCACACCCTGAGCTCCGCCCACACCGCCATGTGCCACAGGAGCCATGCCAACGGATCAAAACGGACCTTACTACACATTACAAACCATTACTCAATCTACTGGGAGACGAGTCTGTAAACGGTTTTAAGTCTACAGccataaaatgtacaaatattctACCCCAAGTGTTGTTCAGAACATTAGGATTGAGGATGTAGCCCAGGCCACTTCACTGAAAGATGTCTACATCAGCCAATGAAGAGACATTCTTCTGGAATTAAATGGAGACAGGGTCAAAAGATTTGTGCCAGTGCTGCTAAGTTGTACAGTAAACACACTCCAAGGAGATGTTTGGACAGCTGCAACCATGTCATGGGAGCTACAAAACTGGCAGGAGGTGTAGCGCAGGTGCAGGACAGAAGAATTCTTGAGGAAGTTCAGGGTACCCAGCTTTAGTTTGGATGATTTTACTTTACACTCTATGGCCCTAAATGTACAATGGATCACGAGGCAAATCACAATGCATGTAGCATTCATAGCATTACCAAAGAGTCACTGTGCCCACAAGTGGCATAATTGGCATAATTTTAACTAACTTTATTCTGGCTGGTCAACAGCTATGAAACAACAGTAGTTAAAGTTACTTAAATAGTCAAGTTTATAATTTATGAAGAAAGTTTATagctagttaaattaataacATTGATTCCGTTTAATGGCGAAGATATTTATAGGCAACTCTATCAAAATGTCGCTCGAAGACCCTATTCTTGCTGCAATTCACCTTCATGTTAAACTATGTGCAAAGTGCAGATAATTTATAAAAGACTAAATTTCAGGTACATCCAAACATGTACTCTAATAAATGAAAACCTCAGAGCCTGGCAGTACAAGTCTTGATATCTTTCTTCAACACAAAAATTCACAGCCATTTCCTACCAGAGGATACGAATGGCATGGCAAAGTGAGAATGACAAGTCCAAATTAGTTGGGCAAACCCGAAGACTTATTTCTCAACTGAACTCTTGTTGGAGCTGAGGCCCAGATTCCTTCCCCTGAGAGATCGATGGTCATGGGTGAGAGAGAATGCTGACCAATAGGGAGGTGCAGGAATGCCTGGTGACAAGGCAGCTTTAGTCCAAGGGTGGTATACTACAGCCAATAATACGTTCGCTAACTCAGTGATAAAATGTTAAGCTAACGTCACACTGCTGGCAAATACAAATGCATTCTTTCTTAGTGGATCACACATAAAGATTAGATCAAAATCTTGAGGCCGTGCATTATAGTGATTTTACTCCACCTCACTTAGTGCATAAGAACACTCCTTAACTGTGGTAAAAGCCCTGTAATGACCTCCCATGAATTATTgctttaaaggattagttcaatTAAAAACTaacagttctgtcatcatttactcagtcTCATGTTGCTCTAAACCTGTGTGACTTCTGTGGaaatacagaaagaaagacCAGTTGCTGgtatatactttatatacaatatactttgttttgtattattgttttttatgaactatccctttagcaTG from the Onychostoma macrolepis isolate SWU-2019 chromosome 09, ASM1243209v1, whole genome shotgun sequence genome contains:
- the ccnyl1 gene encoding cyclin-Y-like protein 1 isoform X1 is translated as MGNTASCCVSPSGSPKLPRQVERLEDYQINTDLSDDTGPYLQHISDREVPDDLALESNPSDHARASTIFLSKSQTDVRDRRKSNHINHVSPGLLSKKYSSCSTIFIDDSTVSQPNLKSTIKCVTLAIYYHIKNRDSDRSLDIFDEKMHPLSREQVPDDYSRTDPEHKLIYRFVRTLFSAAQLTAECAIVTLVYLERLLTYAELDICPSNWKRIVLGAILLASKVWDDQAVWNVDYCQILKDITVEDMNEMERHFLELLQFNINVPASVYAKYYFDLRSLADDNNLSFPLEPLSNERAQKLEAISRLCEDKYKDLSRVAMRRSFSADNLVGIRRSNAVLS
- the ccnyl1 gene encoding cyclin-Y-like protein 1 isoform X2 produces the protein MGNTASCCVSPSGSPKLPRQVERLEDYQINTDLSDDTGPYLQHISDREVPDDLALESNPSDHARASTIFLSKSQTDVRDRRKSNHINHVSPGLLSKKYSSCSTIFIDDSTVSQPNLKSTIKWDSDRSLDIFDEKMHPLSREQVPDDYSRTDPEHKLIYRFVRTLFSAAQLTAECAIVTLVYLERLLTYAELDICPSNWKRIVLGAILLASKVWDDQAVWNVDYCQILKDITVEDMNEMERHFLELLQFNINVPASVYAKYYFDLRSLADDNNLSFPLEPLSNERAQKLEAISRLCEDKYKDLSRVAMRRSFSADNLVGIRRSNAVLS